The DNA region AGAAACCAGGGGTAAAAGACAGGGGCCGCCCAACATGACTTTGGGGACCCCCTTGAGGGAGAGACCTCGGCTCGCGTATCCCCCCCTGTTGGGGGTGGAAAGCGAAATCTTCGCACCAAAAATGTCCTGGGCTTCGCGCAGGAGCCTTGGGTCCGGGGACCCTTTCCGAGGGCGCGAGGCGACGGGCACCAAGGACGCCGGGAGCCGCGCGCTCCGCCTCCCCGGCCCGGCCGGGTCACCAGTGCTGGCCGGCGGCGCCGGCGCCCAGCTGCGCCTGGGACACGGCGGGCatggcggtggcggcggcggcggcggcggccgcgtcCCCGACGCCGGGCAGGACGGAGCGCACGGAGCGGCGGAACTCCTCGTTCCTCCACGTGTAGAGCAGCGGGTTGAGCGCGGACAGCGCGCAGCACAGGAGCCAGCTGgccgcctgcacgccccaggGCACGGGCAGCGCCAGGCCGCGGGCCAGGCTGACCCAGGCGAGCGGCTGCGTGGCCAGCAGGAACACGCCGCCCAGCAGCAGCACCGACAGCCCGCTGAGCCGCCGCTGGGCGCGCCGGGGCTGCAGCGCGGGCGGCAGggggggcgcgggcgcggggccggggccgggcgcgcgcggggcggcggggaaggcggcggcggcggcggcgcagcCGGGCAGCTGGTGCAGCAGGTGGAAGTTGAGGACGCTGACCCGCTTGACGCTGACGCGCACGCGGCGCACGATGCCCAGGTAGCAGTGCAGCAGCAGCGCCGTCTGCGCCAGCAGCGCCGCGGCCGCCAGCAGCGCGGGGTAGTGCACGCGCGGgcccgcggggccggggccggggccggggccggggcgcggCGCCcagggcggcagcagcagcgccaGCGCCAGCGCCAGCGCCCAGGACAGCGCCAGCAGCCCCGCCGTGTGGCGCCGCCGGTACAGCGCCTGGTAGGTGGCGGGCGCCCGCGTGATGAGCAGGTAGCGGTTCAGGGCCACGAGGCAGTGGGACAGCAGGGACGCGGTGAGGCCGAGGCCCAGCAGCGCGCCCCGCAGCAGCCGGTAGCGGCCGCCCGCGCCGTCCCAGCCCCCGGGCGGCCCCGCGGCGCCGGCgggcagcagccccagcaccgcctCCTGCGGCATCCAGAGCGCGCAGACGCTGAGGTCGGCGGCGCAGCCGTTGACGATGAAGGCGTTGCTGGTGGTCTGCAGCTTGCGGAAGGACGCCACGAGGTAGATGACCATGCCGTTGGCCAGCGTGCCCCCGATGGCCAGGCCCGAGTACAGCAGCGACACGGGGATGCGCCGGCCGGCCCACGCCTCCTCGTCCTCgcagagcagcagcagcgagCCCCCGGCGGCGGACGGGGCCGCGGAGGACGCGTTGGTCATCCTGGCCCGCGCTTCACACCTCGCCGCGGGCTCGGCTAGCGTGGGCCCCGCGCCCGGCCCATCCCGACGCCGCCTGCGGGAGGCCAAGGCGCCCGTCAGCTGCTGCCGCCGACACAAAGGGCTGGAGCCGGAGcgcggctgggggaggggaggcagctcGGGAGGACGGGGGTGGCAGCTGACAGGTACCTGCCTCGGGGGTGTcgcctgggccagggagaggcCTCTGCGTGCAGCAGGCACCAGGGAAGCCCGGGCACAGAGCTGTGTCCCGAACAGCCTTCCTCTTGCCCcaaaacccacacacacatgcacatgcacacacacacacacacacacaggaatgcTGCCAGGTGGAGCCCCTAGTTTCCAGGAGAAGGTGGAGGTGTCCCCGCTGGGGGAATGCCGGGGAAAGGAGTTGGGTACCTTACTTGTGGGCTCGTCCTTAGCTGGCAGATGCAGAGGGAGAGATGCCAAGAAATGCCTCCTCACTGGCAGCATctgtggtccccagaccagcagaACAAACTCAGCTGGGCCCAGCGCCAGGAGCAAGCCCCCGCTTCTCCCGAGCGGCGTCCACGCCCATGGTCCTGGCAGAACCGGCAGCTGCCGGAGCCTCCTCCGCGGGCAGCTGGGCTGGGGCGAGGCAGGCGGGCTGCGGGCCCAGccggtgggcaggtgggcagatGGGCTGGCGGGCGGACAGGAGGCCGGGCTGCCAAACAGAAGCCGCGCTGGAGACAGGCGCACCGCGCTGCGCCCCGAAGCAAGAGGGGCGGCTGGTGGGGTGAGCCCGCTCACGCTCTCCTGCTCAGCTATACATCACCGGGAAGGCATCTCTCCTCCTAGGCATGAATTATTCAGCAGCGGCTCACTGCGAGGAAGAAAGACACCTTGCCTGGAAAGTCCTGTAATTAGCAGGTTCCTCTGCcttgccttctctctcctcctctccttcaccTCGCTCTTCACCCCGCTCCGTTTTTCTCCGCTTTTGCTCCCATCCCATGAGTGCGAGAATAAAATCCAGGGtgctcccccgccgcccccgtgTCATTCATCCCAGACTGATGCGTGCTGGGGTCAAGGTTTTTCTGAGGGGCAATATACCCCCAGTCCCCAGGActgacctcctccaccccaccttTTCAGGGAGAATTCTTTCTCTTCGAattgaaatttgttttttcttcGGTGCGGTGGGCCATGGGCACTTATCCCCAGAAAATCCCCGAGTCTCTGTTTAATcagaatttggatttttttttctcatcaccaCGCTCCTTTTGGAGTTCGGCTTGTGTTTCAGTCATGAGAAGGTTAGAGGGTGAGAATGACAGGGTCAGAGGTGAGAAACGGGAATGGGGGAGCAGGGACCCCGAATACCCACCAGTGTCCGCACGATGCCGCCTCAGGCGTCTGCCCCTGCGGTGCAGCCCAGCAGGCTGGCGTCTGGCATGGACTCCGGCACAAGCATGTGACTAACTAACCTCATCCCCCAATAAATCATTTTTCACTGGGACGgtgattattttgaaaatgtaactcAACATGGCAGCGTGGTTTATGGGGAAAAGGCAGGGCGGGGCTGCAGGACACCGGGGCTCTAAGCTGGGCGTCCAGCCGGCCTGCCCTGGGTCATGTTCATCTTGTCAGAGAGGTTTCCACTCAGGGATCCCCACCAGCAGCGCCCGCATCTCTTGGAAACTTGTTAGGAATGACTTGGACCCGGAGTCAGCCTTTATTGCCGAAAAGAAAACGGAAACCCAAAGACTGTCAGtgacttacccaaagtcacacacacaGGGACGGTCCGTGCAGAGAACTCGGGTGTCCCATGACACACATCCAGGTGGCCCCACGAACTCCATAACAAAATGGCATAACAAGCCCACAGCCTCATTCTCGCCCTGGGAAGTTATCTTTTTGTAACtccatttgtcttttttaaaaatatatttctattgatttcaaagaggaaggaagaaacatcaatgagagagcatcatggattggctgcctcctgcacgccccctattggggatcgagcccacaacccgggcatgtgcccttgactggaatcacacctgggacccttcagtccgcaggccaaggctctacccactgagccacactggctggggccaTCTCCATTTGTCTTTCTGGGTTAATTGAGCTGTGCTCTTAAGTCGCCTGCACCTGAAACCACTGGTGTCTCCACAGCTCTGGCCCAGACCCAGGAGTCTGCATTGTAACCAGCTCCAAGGGGGTCCTTCTCCCCATtggcacgtgtgtgtgtgtgggggggggggtgcagagcgGCCTCACTTGCATCTTAGTGTCCATCTGTGAGGTCGCCAAGGCGCCTCTTTCCTGAGCTGCCTTTTCAACCTTTCCAGGAAAAGCAATTCCAGTTCAAATCGCTTTGGCTTGGTCTTTGTCCagaagggactttttttttttttttttccagtaagaGGTTTAatatagttgtgtgtgtttttaatctgctttaaaaatacttctgtcTGAGAGATGTAGGAACTTGGTGGAGATAGATTCGTGGTTTTAAGCATTTAGGAATTATTTTCGGTTGTTTCAATGATGAGATCAAATTACTTGAAAAatgtgccgtgtgtgtgtgtgttcgttcACATATCGCTGATGGGAAAAAGGATCGGACCCTTATAGGAACTTGGCCACAATTATTATCACCCTTAATTACAGGTCAGCAGAGGTGATGGGATCATAAACCAAGTAAGAGGAAAACAATCAAAGAAACTGTGTCGTTTTCAAGACTAAATTAGAATAATTAGGGACTAAGTGCCCGGAGCCACAATCTGGTCCCGCCCTCATCGAGGCCATGACGGTGGCCAGGAAACTATGGTGTCCCTTCCCTCTGGGATCCACCCTAGAGTTCAGCCAGGGTGGGTCCTGCTGGGGCCAGATCTCTGATGGCTCCGCGGTCTGAAGACGGTTTCCTCGTGCCTGGCCAGGACGCACGCCGGTTTCCAATTAGGACAAGGATGCCGAGATCCactccccacctcctgctgcctTCAAGCCTCAGCACACGCCCGCTCCTTGGGGTCCCCCTCCGACCACACTCCCGCCCCACGTTTATCCGGTTCCCCACGAGGCGTGTCCTGGGGCTGGACGGTCATTGTTTCATGTCTGTGTCCTCAGAAAACTGTGAACTTGACGGTTTTAACTTCCTGCCTGTGGCTCCTCCGTAGCCTCTCAAACTCTGTGAATGGACCTCAGTCCACCATCCACTTGCCCATCTCCGTCAGTCCATAGGGGTTGTCTTAACTCCTTTCTTGTTGTGACCTTTCTAGACCAGCAAAGACCCCACAGGGAGCGTCCCCTCATCCTTCCTGCCGAAGCTCCACCCCAGTTCTCCCAGCCGCAGGCCGGCCCAACTGGACTTCGCTCAGACTTCCAGGCCTAGGGGCTCAGGGTCCTCCCCAGAAAACGAGATCTCTGTAGCCCTTAATTTCTGAAAGACTCCGAGAAAGTAGGAAAATCAAAATGAGGTGAAATTAAAGGGCTCACCCTGTGCCTGCGTCGGGGACCTGGGAGACAGCAGGAAGGCGGGCCACCCCAACGAAGGCTGTCACAGGTTCGCCCAGGAGGAAgagctgccctccccacccccagcgggGGAAGGTCCCGGCGAAGTGGGAGGTGGGCTGGGCGCTGAGGATGGACACGTGTGGCCCTCGGATGAGTAAGCAGCCTCGCCGTGTTCCTCACGCAGGGACAGGGCCTGTCCAGCCGCCAGCTCATCGTGTGGCAGGAGCGCTGCGCACATTTGTGCGAGAACAAGAAAAGCCGTAGCATCTCCGGTGTTCAGACAGAGTCTGTATGCAGGTACAGAACATGCCTCAGCAAAAGCatgtggagggggagggtggcCACAGCTACTGCGGGTGAGCTGTGTGAGGGGAGAGGGCGACCCGACCCAGCACGGCTCTGATTGGTATGAGCCGCACGCCCCTCTCAGAAACAAAAGCGATACACGGACGCCGAGCAAACGGTGCTTTTAATCAAAGATTTTATTAAATCAGGGCCTCATGATACGTCAGGAATATTCAGGCCCAGAGTCCTGGCCAATAAAACCGAGAGAGGAATCGCTCAGGGCTCATTCTCAGGACGCTGTTGAAAGGTATGAAAAAGTCCTCAGTGGCCTGTTGATTCGATGCTGCCCgtgcagggagaagcctgtaCCAGGGAAAGGCGGTGGGCAAGTTGCTATGGAAACTTCAAACCTGAGCGCTTCTGCGTTCGGCCAGCGCGCCTTTTCAACACGGCATCATAACAATTGTAATTTCAAGAATTAAATGCTTTCCCGTCAGGGTCCGGGTACCAGTGTTCAGCTTTTTACGGTTTTACGCTCCAGCTGAGAACCAGCACGAGGTTGTTAATTTATAGGCACGTCTCTCAGACTCGCTGCCTTGCAACCTGCTCTAGTTTCAAAACAGTGAAACCTTTTAACCCAACTTTTCTAGGTCCGGCAACGTGTGCTCCCGCCCAAGGCTTTGAAACGCTGAGTACCCGCTTGCTTGAGgtgtttctgtattttatttctgttaatcctcacccgaggatttttccCCCtccactgattttgagagaggaaggggggaagggacacatccactggttgcctcctgtgtgcgtGCCGACTGGGgtgggattgaacctacaacccaggtacgtgcccttgaggtacgagggaattgaaccctcgacccttccGGGCAGAGGCTgacctctaaccactgagccaccggccagggctctggtATTTTACGTGGATGGGTATTCtttcacaccagccaggccctatTTTAACAGGTGCTGTGGGGGGCCCGGTGGGCGCTTGTGTTGTGGGAGGGATCGCTTTGTAACTTCTGTGAATGTGTACCCACTACAcacctctctgaaaccaatacaaacaaGTGTTAAAGGCAAGCTacagttggaaaataaaataataagaggCCAAGAAAAGACATACATCTGATAGACAGTTACCCCTCAATCTACCGCTGAATGTCAGTGCAAACATCACAGCGGGGCTCATT from Myotis daubentonii chromosome 18, mMyoDau2.1, whole genome shotgun sequence includes:
- the GPR88 gene encoding probable G-protein coupled receptor 88, with the protein product MTNASSAAPSAAGGSLLLLCEDEEAWAGRRIPVSLLYSGLAIGGTLANGMVIYLVASFRKLQTTSNAFIVNGCAADLSVCALWMPQEAVLGLLPAGAAGPPGGWDGAGGRYRLLRGALLGLGLTASLLSHCLVALNRYLLITRAPATYQALYRRRHTAGLLALSWALALALALLLPPWAPRPGPGPGPGPAGPRVHYPALLAAAALLAQTALLLHCYLGIVRRVRVSVKRVSVLNFHLLHQLPGCAAAAAAFPAAPRAPGPGPAPAPPLPPALQPRRAQRRLSGLSVLLLGGVFLLATQPLAWVSLARGLALPVPWGVQAASWLLCCALSALNPLLYTWRNEEFRRSVRSVLPGVGDAAAAAAAATAMPAVSQAQLGAGAAGQHW